In the genome of Amphiura filiformis chromosome 4, Afil_fr2py, whole genome shotgun sequence, one region contains:
- the LOC140150263 gene encoding leucine-rich repeat-containing protein 31-like, giving the protein MTPLDCCLEVLVLKTSLSLTTDVLKGLERILPSLQELHLSGCRSIWQLFVLLEEIGQKSLTSSSGQVCVDLPLQCLDLACCDIGDNVRILNRSSQHLPSLKCLLVPNCKLEEKHFQKMSESFSAHPFEMLDLSGNTKVMSMLDETCQYLNILMVLKLVNTGLTDESVAQLPLLKLINLRELDLSNNKLSSEAAVDIANLLRRNCCPLLEHLSLQQNEIESYGACALAQGFKYVPLLKKFFLDKNCRIGACGILEIFQNLKHVSHLEELGLAGIALSVHDCYHIIPLSYGLHYAGVWDDRTCKYILQVVKDGNIQRISQVVADNTGND; this is encoded by the coding sequence ATGACACCCTTAGATTGCTGCTTAGAGGTTCTGGTCCTGAAAACAAGTTTGAGCTTAACCACAGATGTGCTCAAAGGTTTAGAAAGGATATTACCTTCATTACAAGAATTGCATTTATCAGGTTGTCGATCTATTTGGCAGCTATTTGTGTTGCTGGAAGAGATAGGGCAGAAGTCTTTAACATCAAGCAGTGGTCAGGTGTGTGTGGATTTACCACTCCAGTGCCTTGATTTAGCCTGTTGTGATATAGGTGATAATGTTCGGATTCTTAATCGTTCATCTCAGCACCTACCTTCTCTCAAGTGCTTGCTGGTACCTAACTGTAAGTTGGAAGAGAAGCACTTTCAGAAAATGAGTGAATCATTTTCTGCTCATCCATTTGAAATGCTTGATCTGTCAGGAAATACGAAAGTTATGTCCATGTTAGATGAGACTTGCCAATATCTTAACATTCTGATGGTTTTGAAGCTGGTGAACACAGGTTTGACTGATGAAAGTGTGGCACAATTGCCCCTGTTAAAATTAATCAACCTGAGAGAACTAGATTTGTCAAATAACAAGCTAAGCTCAGAAGCTGCTGTGGATATAGCAAACTTATTAAGAAGAAATTGCTGTCCATTATTGGAACACCTCAGTCTTCAACAGAATGAAATAGAATCTTATGGTGCTTGTGCTCTTGCTCAGGGTTTCAAATATGTTCCTCTTTTGAAGAAGTTCTTCCTTGACAAAAACTGTCGTATTGGTGCTTGTGgaattcttgagatatttcaaaacttgaagcATGTGTCACATCTTGAAGAACTAGGACTTGCAGGCATTGCTTTAAGTGTACATGATTGCTATCATATTATACCGCTCTCGTACGGTTTGCACTATGCTGGGGTATGGGATGAtcgtacttgtaaatatattctTCAAGTTGTCAAAGATGGTAACATTCAAAGGATCAGTCAAGTTGTGGCTGACAATACAGGCAATGATTAG